The following is a genomic window from Bacteroidota bacterium.
AGATTGTTGGAGGAGCGGAGGCGTTAAAGAAAGCGGGTTAACAAGCGGTACCCGCAAAAGTAAAAACAGCCCATCCACTACGGAATGGGCTGTTCTATTTTTTGACTGAAGATTTTATCGAACCGGCTAATCCATAATCCTTCTTAAGAACGCCGGTTTCTCCGGATCATTTTTATCGATCTTCTCGCGATCCTCCGTTGTCGAATCCTGAACCGGCCGGTAGGCAACTTGCAGGTCAACCCCCCGCCGGGCAAATGCCGGAGTATCGTAGTTCTTCAGTTCGGTCACACCCGTCGGAATGCGTTCAACCGTTTTGGGTGTTTTCACGGCGGGGCGAATGCCGGTTCCGACCGTCACCGAGGGGCGGCGGTTGAAACCCGTTGCAATCACCGTCACCATAATATCATCCGTCATCTTCTCATCGACCACGGCACCGAGAATAACATTCACATCCTCGCCTGCGGCTCCGTGAATGATCTCCGTTGCTTCCTCGATCTCTGACAGCGACATATCGGGCCCGCCGGTGATGTTGACCAGAACGCCTTGTGCGCCGCCGATCGTCACATCCTCAAGCAGCGGACTCGAGATTGCTTCATGGGCGGCGACGGTTGCGCGATTCTCGCCCGACGCAACACCCGTGCCCATAACTGCATCGCCCATCTCCTTCATCACTGTTCGAACATCGGCAAAGTCCACGTTAATGAGACCCGGAACGGTAATCACTTCCGAGATACCGCGGGTTGCGCCGTACAGCACATTATTGGCGACATCGAACGCAACCTGCAACGGGGTTGTTTTCTCCACAACCGACAGCAGCTTCTGGTTCGGGATGATGATGAGGGTATCGACCTGCTTTTTCAATTCCTCGATTCCCATTTCCGCCTGCGCATTGCGTCGCTTGCCCTCGCAGTTGAACGGACGGGTAACGATCCCGACCACCAACGCGCCGACACTTTTGGCAATGTTCGCAACAAGCGGGGCGCCGCCTGTTCCCGTGCCGCCACCCATTCCCGCGGTGACAAACACCATGTCGGTGCCGGCAAGCGCGCGCGCGATTTCGTCGCGATCCTCTTCCACTGCGCGGTGACCGACTGTCGGGTCGCCGCCGGCTCCAAGGCCGCGCGTGAGGTTCTTGCCGATTTGAATCTTGTTCGGCGCGGCATTCCGCTCCAACGCCTGCAAATCCGTGTTGATCGCAAAAAAGTCCACGCCATGCAGACCCTTCGCAATCATGCTGTTGATTGCGTTGCCCCCGCCGCCGCCGACACCGACGACGCGAATCTTGGCACCGCGCTCGAAGAAATCATCGAGTTCGATCACAGGATATTCTCCTTATTGAATGATTGATAATGTGTAGAATTCGTTCTGTTCATCTTCTTTTCGTACCTCACTCCGGGGAGTTGTATTACAATTCATCAAACCACGACTTCATCTTCTCAAGAATATTCGTTTTGCCGATGAGAGGCATTTTCAATTTGCTCGCAGACTTCTCGCCCGCGTTGGATGGCGTAGCCGATTCCCTTTCTTGATATTTGAGTCCGTGATACACAAGGCCGACGGCCGTTGCGTACACGGGGTTTTCAATTTCTCGAATCAGTCCGCCTGCAAAGCCGGTCGGAATTCCGATCTTGACGGGCATACCGAGAACTTCCCGCGCCAATTCCGCCGTACCCTTGATGAGCGCGCCGCCGCCTGTCAACACAACTCCCGCCGAGAGATGCTTCGAATAGCCGGATCGCTTGATTTCCAGCGCGGCAATCTCGAAAATCTCTTCCATACGCGGTTGGATGATTGTCGCCAGAAGTCGCTTGTCGATCTCAATCGGTTGCCTGCCGCCGACACCCGGAAGAATGATCGGGTCGTTGTCCAGAACAGCGGGTACGTACGCGAAGCCGTGGTCTTTTTTCAGCTTCTCCGCCTGGTCGCCCAGAATGCCAAGGCCCTTGCGAATGTCATCCGTCACTTTTCTTCCGGCGATTCCGATCACGGCGGTATGCCGGATGGTTCGCTCTTCGAACACGGCAAGGTCTGTCGTTCCGCCTCCGACATCGAGCAGTGCAATGCCGACCTCCTTCTCTTCGTCATCGAGCACGGCATAACTGGACGCAAGGGGCTCAAGCACCATGTCTTCGACTTTCAGGCCTGCCCGCTCCACACACTTGAAGATGTTCTGCGCTGCGCTCACCAGACCGGTAATGATGTGAACATTGGCTTCCATGCGAACACCGGACATGCCAAGCGGGTCGTACACGCCATCCTGCCCGTCGATGATGAATTCCTGCGGGATGACATGAATGATTTTTCTATCGGATGGCAAAGCCACTCGTTTGGTATCTTCAATCAGTCGGTCGATGTCCGATTGTGTCACTTCATGCTCAGGGCCGCTGATGCCGATGACTCCGCGGCTCTGGAAGCTCTGAATATGATCGCCCGCGATACCGACAATTACCGACTTGATGTCGACGCCCGATTGCGAACGTGCTTCATCAACGGCTGTGCTGATGGAGCGGATGGTCTTGTCGATGTGCGTCACAACTCCCCGCACAATACCGTCCGATTGGGCACGCCCGACGCCGAGAATGTTGATGCGCCCGTGTTCGTCCATACCCGCGACAACGGCACACACTTTCGTGGTTCCGATATCAAGTCCGACAATAATGTTACCCATAGATGTTCCTTTGTTAAGAGTGAGCGTCTCCGTTGTCATGGTTCCATCGAACCACGACCTGATCTTCAAATCGCAAGTCTATGTACAGTAACTCGTGCGCCCCTTGCGACGCTACGACGGATTTCCAGAAGCCGTCGAATTTCACCAGCCTCGTTCCCACCTGGGTCCGTCCGAGAACGACCGGTATCCCGAATTCCGACGTGTACAAGACAAAATCACCATTGTTCTTTGCGTTGATCTCTGAAATATTCAGATACAATTCCTCGTCAACTTGCCGCGCAACGGAAAGAACATGCAAGGCATCGAGAATACTCTTATTGGTTGACTTTTTGCCCGTGACGATAACGCCTTCGCCTAACGAGCCCGACAATACAGGAAGATCAAAGATATGCTCTGATCGAATCTGCGGAAGAACGTGGCCCTCTTCATCCAGATAATAGAGCCTGTCAGCCACCAGTGCGGCAACAGGCGCCCGTTCTTCGATGGTGATGCGGACACGATTGGGGATGTCGCGTAGCACGGCCACCGATTTCACATACGCATGTTTCTTGACGCGCTGTTCAATCGCGTACAGGTCCAACTCGAACAGCCTTGCATTTTCGGGCACTTTTGCCAGGGCAAGGATATCCTGTTTCGGTACATTGCGATTGCCCTCAACGATAACATTATCAACCAAGCGGTCTTCTTTCCAGAGGTTCGCCTGAATTGCGACAGCAGACACCATGATCACCAGAAAGGCCATGAAGAGAAAGCTCCTCTTACCGCTTTTTCCTGGGTGTTGTCCTGATATGTTGTCCTGTTCCGTCATGCGTTATGCTACTCGGGCAAGAGTATCACTCTCGAAGCCGACAAACTGCATATCCATCTCCTGTCGAACACCGCATTGTTCTTCAATAATCCGGCACGCGTGCACTGCAAGGGCGCGAATATCGGCGGCGGTTGCGTTACCTGTATTTGCGACACTGTTTCCGACTATCTCGGCGCCGCCGAGCATCACGCCGTTCAATCCTGCCATGTCGATCAGCGCTTCGGCCGCGCCCGACTCGTTGCTCTTGAAGATGCGAACGGTACGTTTCATGGCTTGCGCGTCATCCGGCTTATCGACCAGGATCACTGCACCGCGAAATCCTCTGTCCGACACGATTGTGCCTGCCAACAGGACAATGTGAGGGAACGCGTTCTTCGTGAAAAACTTCTGTAACGCATCAACTTCGTCGGCGGATGTTGCATGCAACACGTAGTCGGCGGGGCCGCCGACGCGCAACGGACAGTAGCGCGCTACCGGCTCGCTGAACGAAATCGTGCCATTATAGAATTGCTGTATGTCGGTCAGCGAGAGCATCTTCTTCTACGCCTTCTCCCCCTTTAGTTTTTTGATGAATTCCTCCCCGTACTTCCAGATGTCGCCCGCACCCATTGTGATGATAATGTCGCCGCTTCGTTTCATCTTCATCAGGAAATCGGAAACGTGCTTTTTGTCCGGAACATAGTGGACGTTCTTGTGGCCGAATTCCTTCGCTGTATTCGCAATAAGCTCGCCGGTAATTCCCTGTATCGGTTCTTCCCGCGCGGGATAAATATCCGTCAGCACGAGAATATCGGCGTTGAAAAACGCCCGGCCAAAGTCTTCGTAGAAATCTCTTGTTCGGGAATACAGATGCGGTTGAAACACACAAACGACTCTGCGTCTCCATCCCGATTTCACCCCGGCAAGTGTTACGGCAATTTCCGTCGGGTGGTGGGCGTAGTCATCAACCACCATGATTCCGTTGATTTCGGCCTTCACTTCCCATCGACGGAAAACGCCAGTAAATTTTTCGATGCCGGCTTTGACTTGCGCAAAAGGAATCTGCAATTCAAGTCCGACAGCAATGGCTGCAAGCGCGTTCTGTACGTTGTGCTTGCCGGGGATTTGCAGCGTGATTTCGCCAAGTTCCTTTCCCTCACGAATAACAATGAACGTGGTTGCATTCTCCTTGTGCCGGACATCTACCGCCTGAAGGTCGGCCTGACCGTTCAAACCGTAGGTGATGATTTTCTTCTTGATCTTCGGCATGATCTCCTGCAATGCAGGCTCATCAAGACAGAGAACCACGAATCCATAGAACGGAACTTTCGACGCGAATTGTATGAATGCCGATTTGATATCCTCAAGATCACGGTAGCAATCAAGATGATCGGTTTCCAGCGTCGTCAGCACGGCAATGGTCGGCGTGATCGACAGAAACGATCTGTCGAACTCATCCGCCTCGACAACGATGAACTCGCCTTTGCCGAGCCGTGCGTTAGAGCCGGCAAGTCCGTGCAACCGCCCTCCGACAATCACCGTCGGGTCGATGCCGCCCTCCATTAATACAAGGCTTACCATCGAGGTTGTCGTCGTCTTGCCGTGTGTTCCGGCAA
Proteins encoded in this region:
- the ftsZ gene encoding cell division protein FtsZ translates to MIELDDFFERGAKIRVVGVGGGGGNAINSMIAKGLHGVDFFAINTDLQALERNAAPNKIQIGKNLTRGLGAGGDPTVGHRAVEEDRDEIARALAGTDMVFVTAGMGGGTGTGGAPLVANIAKSVGALVVGIVTRPFNCEGKRRNAQAEMGIEELKKQVDTLIIIPNQKLLSVVEKTTPLQVAFDVANNVLYGATRGISEVITVPGLINVDFADVRTVMKEMGDAVMGTGVASGENRATVAAHEAISSPLLEDVTIGGAQGVLVNITGGPDMSLSEIEEATEIIHGAAGEDVNVILGAVVDEKMTDDIMVTVIATGFNRRPSVTVGTGIRPAVKTPKTVERIPTGVTELKNYDTPAFARRGVDLQVAYRPVQDSTTEDREKIDKNDPEKPAFLRRIMD
- the ftsA gene encoding cell division protein FtsA, with the translated sequence MGNIIVGLDIGTTKVCAVVAGMDEHGRINILGVGRAQSDGIVRGVVTHIDKTIRSISTAVDEARSQSGVDIKSVIVGIAGDHIQSFQSRGVIGISGPEHEVTQSDIDRLIEDTKRVALPSDRKIIHVIPQEFIIDGQDGVYDPLGMSGVRMEANVHIITGLVSAAQNIFKCVERAGLKVEDMVLEPLASSYAVLDDEEKEVGIALLDVGGGTTDLAVFEERTIRHTAVIGIAGRKVTDDIRKGLGILGDQAEKLKKDHGFAYVPAVLDNDPIILPGVGGRQPIEIDKRLLATIIQPRMEEIFEIAALEIKRSGYSKHLSAGVVLTGGGALIKGTAELAREVLGMPVKIGIPTGFAGGLIREIENPVYATAVGLVYHGLKYQERESATPSNAGEKSASKLKMPLIGKTNILEKMKSWFDEL
- a CDS encoding FtsQ-type POTRA domain-containing protein, which codes for MAFLVIMVSAVAIQANLWKEDRLVDNVIVEGNRNVPKQDILALAKVPENARLFELDLYAIEQRVKKHAYVKSVAVLRDIPNRVRITIEERAPVAALVADRLYYLDEEGHVLPQIRSEHIFDLPVLSGSLGEGVIVTGKKSTNKSILDALHVLSVARQVDEELYLNISEINAKNNGDFVLYTSEFGIPVVLGRTQVGTRLVKFDGFWKSVVASQGAHELLYIDLRFEDQVVVRWNHDNGDAHS
- a CDS encoding UDP-N-acetylmuramate--L-alanine ligase; amino-acid sequence: MFRSIRKLHFVGIGGIGMSGIAEILIDQGFAITGSDKAESDNTERIVSLGAKVYIGHDAKHLEADVDALVYSSALTPDNPEIIEAQRRKLPVIRRAEMLAEVMRLKYGIGIAGTHGKTTTTSMVSLVLMEGGIDPTVIVGGRLHGLAGSNARLGKGEFIVVEADEFDRSFLSITPTIAVLTTLETDHLDCYRDLEDIKSAFIQFASKVPFYGFVVLCLDEPALQEIMPKIKKKIITYGLNGQADLQAVDVRHKENATTFIVIREGKELGEITLQIPGKHNVQNALAAIAVGLELQIPFAQVKAGIEKFTGVFRRWEVKAEINGIMVVDDYAHHPTEIAVTLAGVKSGWRRRVVCVFQPHLYSRTRDFYEDFGRAFFNADILVLTDIYPAREEPIQGITGELIANTAKEFGHKNVHYVPDKKHVSDFLMKMKRSGDIIITMGAGDIWKYGEEFIKKLKGEKA